A window of the Nitrosopumilus ureiphilus genome harbors these coding sequences:
- a CDS encoding sulfurtransferase yields the protein MSYAHPEVLVDTEWVSQNPPNEKRKLVEVDYDPVNGYQKGHINGSSLIWWKRDINDPVTRDIISKKQFEVLMAKNGITADTEVVLYGDFNNWFAAFVFWVFKIYGHENLKIMDGGRKKWELENRNYTTDEPTFSSVTYKAQPPDEGLRAYLFDVSRALGKEDTVMVDVRSPAEFTGQITAPPEYPMEHAQRGGHIPHANNIPWATAVNDADGTFKSVEELRQNYEPKGVTPDKDVICYCRIGERSSHSWFVLKYLLGYSKVRNYDGSWTEWGNMIGNPVEK from the coding sequence ATGAGTTACGCTCATCCTGAAGTATTAGTTGATACAGAATGGGTATCGCAAAATCCCCCTAATGAAAAAAGAAAACTAGTTGAAGTTGATTATGATCCAGTTAATGGATATCAAAAAGGTCACATTAATGGGTCGAGTTTAATCTGGTGGAAACGTGACATCAATGATCCTGTTACAAGAGATATCATCAGCAAAAAACAATTTGAAGTATTAATGGCAAAAAATGGAATTACTGCTGATACTGAAGTAGTTCTTTATGGTGACTTTAACAATTGGTTTGCAGCATTTGTTTTCTGGGTTTTTAAAATCTATGGCCATGAAAATCTAAAGATTATGGATGGTGGCAGAAAAAAATGGGAATTAGAAAATAGAAATTATACTACGGATGAACCTACATTTTCATCTGTTACATACAAAGCACAACCACCCGATGAGGGATTACGTGCATACTTGTTTGATGTTAGCAGAGCATTAGGAAAAGAAGACACTGTAATGGTTGATGTGCGTTCCCCTGCAGAATTTACTGGTCAAATTACTGCTCCTCCAGAATATCCAATGGAACATGCACAAAGAGGTGGACATATTCCACACGCAAATAACATTCCATGGGCTACTGCAGTAAACGATGCTGATGGTACATTCAAGTCTGTTGAAGAGCTAAGACAAAATTATGAACCAAAAGGTGTTACTCCCGACAAAGATGTAATTTGTTATTGTAGAATTGGGGAAAGATCCTCTCACAGTTGGTTTGTCCTAAAATATCTTTTAGGGTATTCTAAAGTCCGAAACTATGATGGCTCCTGGACTGAATGGGGCAACATGATTGGAAATCCTGTGGAAAAATAA
- a CDS encoding virginiamycin B lyase family protein: MKNIESTVTGFLLLFVIFFSSNDIFAQEIQLDEFLTYSKQSNFIKEIPFPTEEFGLSGITTDKNGNAWTYYATQNSSLISKFDPVAEEFSKFDITKMTQTEDIIINLSGGHIIYDELRNTIWFTDARTNSIGKFSIENEQMDTIDIPTENSGPMGIILSQDKSKIWFTELSSDQFASLDIETNQITEYPIKSNSGPSFLAFDENGSLLITLSYSNSVLVVPLENIQSNTSSDRYELSLPEPDFFSPFGIAIFRLARNRENHCICHGSSRVIVSDLDSSLNEYISLWTSPNELYPQTLPSQIDLDEFGNIYFAQHGGNKISKIDTTGTITEYDIPTGPLSTTIYLDVSKDGKKVWFAEVLGNKIGYLDTSISVPFDLQTETKELIFTETKKSGQVTVEINRLDDGSGMLSLDNLDVSLVGMTHSGLDGVSFTTNSDMINLNQKNKIETILDISIDQNIEPGIYQTMLQISAHEIIDDSMKVSKLYPLTIIVDLPKQIPVNPLQEDDSEFLVKDVIQYSAIGTIVILLSLLVYNRIKISKQKKITIQE, from the coding sequence TTGAAAAATATTGAGTCTACTGTAACTGGATTTCTTTTACTATTTGTAATCTTTTTTTCATCGAATGATATTTTTGCACAAGAAATACAATTAGATGAATTTCTAACATATTCTAAACAAAGTAATTTTATCAAAGAAATTCCGTTTCCAACTGAAGAGTTTGGTCTTAGTGGAATTACTACTGATAAAAATGGAAATGCCTGGACTTACTATGCCACACAAAATTCAAGTCTGATCTCTAAATTTGATCCAGTTGCTGAAGAATTCTCAAAATTTGATATAACAAAAATGACCCAGACCGAAGATATAATTATCAATTTGTCTGGAGGACATATTATTTATGATGAGTTAAGAAATACAATATGGTTTACAGACGCTAGAACCAACTCCATAGGAAAATTCAGCATAGAAAACGAACAGATGGATACAATTGACATCCCAACAGAAAATTCAGGTCCAATGGGAATAATCTTATCTCAAGACAAATCAAAAATATGGTTTACAGAACTAAGTTCAGATCAGTTTGCAAGTTTGGATATAGAGACAAATCAAATAACAGAATACCCCATTAAATCAAACAGCGGGCCATCATTTCTTGCATTTGATGAAAATGGTTCTTTATTGATTACCTTGTCTTATTCCAATAGTGTTTTAGTTGTGCCATTAGAAAATATTCAGTCAAATACATCTTCAGACAGATACGAACTATCTCTGCCTGAACCAGACTTTTTTTCACCTTTTGGAATTGCAATATTCAGACTCGCAAGGAATAGAGAAAATCATTGTATCTGTCATGGCTCTAGCAGAGTTATTGTCTCAGATTTGGATTCTAGTTTGAATGAGTATATTTCTTTATGGACATCCCCTAACGAATTATATCCTCAAACGCTTCCTAGCCAGATAGATCTCGATGAATTTGGGAATATCTATTTTGCACAACATGGTGGAAACAAGATTTCAAAAATTGACACTACAGGTACAATAACAGAATATGATATTCCAACTGGCCCTCTTTCGACTACTATCTATCTTGATGTATCAAAAGATGGAAAAAAAGTGTGGTTTGCAGAAGTTTTAGGAAATAAAATTGGGTATCTTGATACCAGTATCTCGGTTCCATTTGATTTACAAACCGAAACTAAAGAACTCATTTTTACAGAAACTAAAAAATCGGGTCAAGTGACAGTTGAAATTAATCGTTTAGATGATGGTAGTGGGATGTTATCTTTAGATAATTTGGATGTCTCATTGGTTGGCATGACTCATTCAGGACTAGACGGTGTTTCTTTTACTACAAATTCTGATATGATTAACTTGAATCAAAAAAATAAAATTGAAACTATTTTAGATATATCAATTGATCAGAACATTGAACCTGGTATCTACCAAACAATGCTTCAAATTTCGGCACATGAAATAATTGATGATTCTATGAAAGTATCAAAACTTTATCCATTAACAATAATTGTAGATTTGCCAAAACAAATCCCAGTAAACCCATTACAGGAAGATGATTCTGAATTTCTAGTTAAAGATGTTATACAATATTCCGCTATAGGTACAATTGTTATTTTATTATCACTACTTGTGTATAATAGAATTAAAATCTCCAAACAGAAAAAGATCACTATACAAGAATAA